The following coding sequences lie in one Frigoribacterium sp. SL97 genomic window:
- a CDS encoding nucleotidyltransferase family protein, producing MPWGRTAAPRSSSCRGAVSSRCPSVLRLVERAFRCWTRITSRAGLVRRLAGLSHIDAVSVFGSVARGTETDDSDIDLLVDPGAEATYFDFAQFEIDMEAVFQRPVDVVSRRGLDPEADREILTQAVPV from the coding sequence TTGCCGTGGGGCCGCACCGCCGCCCCGAGGTCGTCATCGTGCCGTGGAGCCGTTTCGTCGAGATGTCCGAGCGTCCTCCGTCTGGTCGAGAGGGCGTTTCGCTGCTGGACGAGGATCACCTCGCGTGCCGGTCTCGTCCGGCGCCTCGCGGGCCTGAGCCACATCGACGCCGTCAGCGTCTTCGGGTCGGTCGCTCGCGGGACCGAGACCGACGACAGTGACATCGACCTCCTGGTCGATCCGGGGGCCGAGGCGACCTACTTCGACTTCGCGCAGTTCGAGATCGACATGGAAGCCGTGTTCCAGCGTCCGGTCGACGTCGTGTCCCGGCGGGGGCTCGACCCCGAGGCCGACCGCGAGATCCTGACACAAGCGGTGCCCGTGTGA
- a CDS encoding GAF domain-containing protein, whose product MNRFVSPLVRGMIRQRNRWFDRRLGLPRPESVARTHAPGVSPDRVLLFGSGPAVGWGVRSHDLGLAGHLARAVSQATGRGVDVDVVADPSMGTVSARRVLGHRDLTRYDAVVVVTGINDALAMTDVTKWRRAFVDLLVHIETETGGASSPVLVTGVQSPSEVTVFRIAGGGLVDRHAAELNETIRDVCSTHPRVHVLMPPSPLSGHDDRDKLIAKYARWGEAQAEMLAPMLDAQMSAGGGVARARRHAPQAEVDRVEAIRALGLLDTDPEERFDDIVERARTLLGASGAAFSLVTADRHWNKALAGGGDRELPMALSFCAHTVAGGQPFIVEDAWADERFGVEAPARFYAGYPVESPEGVRIGALCVADPEPRTVESVDLVMLRELALSVQRELARQAVARA is encoded by the coding sequence ATGAACCGTTTCGTCAGCCCGCTCGTGCGCGGGATGATCCGCCAGCGCAACCGCTGGTTCGACCGACGCCTGGGGTTGCCCAGGCCCGAGAGCGTCGCCCGGACGCACGCTCCCGGCGTCAGCCCCGATCGCGTGCTGCTGTTCGGCAGCGGGCCCGCCGTCGGGTGGGGCGTCCGCAGCCACGACCTGGGGCTCGCGGGTCACCTCGCGCGGGCCGTCTCGCAGGCCACGGGTCGCGGGGTCGACGTCGACGTCGTGGCCGACCCCTCGATGGGGACGGTGTCCGCCCGCCGGGTGCTCGGACACCGTGACCTCACGCGCTACGACGCCGTGGTCGTGGTGACGGGCATCAACGACGCCCTCGCCATGACCGACGTCACGAAGTGGCGGCGCGCGTTCGTCGACCTGCTCGTGCACATCGAGACCGAGACCGGGGGCGCGAGCAGTCCCGTGCTCGTCACGGGCGTCCAGTCGCCCAGCGAGGTGACGGTGTTCCGCATCGCCGGCGGGGGCCTCGTCGACCGACACGCGGCCGAGCTGAACGAGACCATCCGGGACGTCTGCTCGACCCACCCCCGGGTGCACGTGCTCATGCCTCCGTCGCCGCTCTCGGGCCACGACGACCGGGACAAGCTCATCGCCAAGTACGCCCGCTGGGGCGAGGCGCAGGCCGAGATGCTCGCGCCCATGCTCGACGCGCAGATGTCCGCCGGCGGCGGCGTGGCCCGGGCGCGCCGGCACGCCCCTCAGGCCGAGGTCGACCGCGTGGAGGCGATCAGGGCCCTGGGCCTCCTCGACACCGACCCCGAAGAACGCTTCGACGACATCGTCGAACGGGCGCGGACCCTGCTCGGCGCGAGCGGGGCCGCGTTCTCCCTCGTCACCGCCGACCGACACTGGAACAAGGCCCTCGCCGGGGGCGGCGACCGCGAGCTGCCCATGGCGCTCTCGTTCTGCGCCCACACGGTCGCCGGCGGCCAGCCGTTCATCGTCGAGGACGCCTGGGCCGACGAACGGTTCGGCGTCGAGGCGCCGGCGCGGTTCTACGCCGGCTACCCGGTCGAGAGCCCCGAGGGCGTCCGCATCGGAGCGCTCTGCGTCGCCGACCCCGAGCCCCGCACGGTCGAGAGCGTCGACCTCGTCATGCTGCGCGAGCTCGCCCTCAGCGTGCAGCGCGAGCTCGCGAGGCAGGCCGTCGCGCGGGCCTGA
- a CDS encoding type 1 glutamine amidotransferase domain-containing protein, which translates to MASTELTGRRVLAIVTNYGVEQDELVVPVAKLREQGATVVVAGVSTEPIQTLVGDKDPGQTVRPDTTIAEVDAADHDLLLVPGGTINADTLRTESDAVDLVKAFATAGKPIAAICHGPWALIEAGLVTGKELTSYASLQTDVRNAGGSWVDRSVVTDVEQGFTLVTSRDPGDLDDFVRETSSALAATA; encoded by the coding sequence ATGGCAAGCACCGAACTCACCGGACGCCGCGTTCTCGCGATCGTCACCAACTACGGCGTCGAGCAGGACGAGCTCGTCGTCCCCGTCGCGAAGCTGCGCGAGCAGGGCGCCACCGTCGTCGTCGCCGGCGTCTCCACCGAGCCGATCCAGACGCTCGTCGGCGACAAGGACCCGGGGCAGACCGTCCGCCCCGACACGACCATCGCCGAGGTCGACGCCGCCGACCACGACCTCCTGCTCGTTCCCGGCGGCACCATCAACGCGGACACCCTCCGCACCGAGAGCGACGCCGTCGACCTGGTGAAGGCCTTCGCCACGGCGGGCAAGCCGATCGCGGCGATCTGCCACGGCCCGTGGGCGCTCATCGAGGCCGGCCTCGTGACGGGCAAGGAGCTCACCTCCTATGCGTCGCTGCAGACCGACGTCCGCAACGCTGGCGGCAGCTGGGTCGACCGTTCGGTGGTGACCGACGTCGAGCAGGGCTTCACGCTCGTCACGTCGCGTGACCCCGGCGACCTCGACGACTTCGTCCGCGAGACCTCGTCGGCGCTGGCCGCCACGGCCTGA
- a CDS encoding sugar-binding transcriptional regulator produces MQDLTMEAIAHELQTSRSSVSRLLKAARETGLVDIQIKSPLDQPTAVGDGLHRRFGVVAHVVPVPDQTSDVDRLDRVALSAARTLTQYVDSNMVVGVAWGSTVSAVSRYLVPKTTHNTVFVQLNGAANTRTTGIEYASEILRRFGHAYGALIQQFPVPAFFDDPATKSALWRERSTRRVLSLQGAMDLVVFGVGSREAHVPSHVYSGGYLEQSDHDSLAHDHVVGDVATVFFREDGSSADIELNRRATGPDLATIRRTPRRVCVVAGEAKVVSVRGALAAGLVTDLILDEGTARALLAS; encoded by the coding sequence ATGCAGGACCTCACGATGGAGGCGATCGCGCACGAACTGCAGACGTCCCGCTCGTCGGTGTCGCGCCTCCTGAAGGCGGCACGCGAGACGGGCCTCGTCGACATCCAGATCAAGTCCCCGCTCGACCAGCCGACGGCCGTGGGCGACGGGCTGCACCGGCGGTTCGGCGTGGTCGCGCACGTGGTCCCGGTGCCCGACCAGACCAGCGACGTCGACCGGCTCGACCGGGTCGCGCTGTCGGCTGCACGAACGCTCACCCAGTACGTCGACTCGAACATGGTCGTCGGCGTCGCCTGGGGCTCCACCGTCAGTGCGGTCAGCCGGTACCTGGTGCCCAAGACCACGCACAACACCGTCTTCGTCCAGCTCAACGGTGCGGCGAACACCCGCACCACCGGCATCGAGTACGCCAGCGAGATCCTGCGTCGGTTCGGCCACGCGTACGGCGCCCTGATCCAGCAGTTCCCCGTGCCCGCGTTCTTCGACGACCCCGCCACCAAGAGCGCCCTGTGGCGGGAGCGCAGCACCCGACGCGTCCTCTCGCTGCAGGGCGCCATGGACCTCGTCGTCTTCGGCGTCGGCTCGCGCGAGGCACACGTGCCGAGCCACGTCTACTCGGGTGGTTACCTTGAGCAGAGCGACCACGACAGCCTGGCCCACGACCACGTGGTGGGCGACGTCGCGACCGTGTTCTTCCGCGAGGACGGCTCGTCGGCCGACATCGAGCTCAACCGGCGCGCCACCGGGCCCGACCTGGCGACCATCCGACGCACGCCGCGTCGCGTCTGCGTCGTCGCGGGGGAGGCCAAGGTGGTCAGCGTCCGCGGTGCGCTCGCCGCGGGCCTGGTCACCGACCTCATCCTCGACGAGGGGACCGCCAGGGCGCTCCTGGCCAGCTGA
- a CDS encoding glycerol-3-phosphate dehydrogenase/oxidase, with protein sequence MSKKTDSIRPNVQRIVDRPTAQVLVVGGGINGIATFRDLALQGVDVVLVERADYASGASAASSHMIHGGIRYLENGEFRLVRESVEERNGLLKIAPHYVKPLQTTMPIFSTFSGIMNAPLRMLTHKQRSTKERGALLIKVGMTMYDSFSRDGGSVPRHKFLGRKKALAEMPHLNKALKYTGTYYDASVHEPERLALDVLKDGLAAGDNARSANYLEAVGTADGGVTLRDVVSGTEFTVKADVVINASGPWTDLTNKAFGAESQYMGGTKGSHIVVDSPELLEATNGREIFFENNDGRIVLIYPLKGRVLIGTTDLEADMAEPAVCTEEEVDYFFDLVKHVYPDIELNRDHIVYRYSGVRPLPKHDDLAAGFVSRDYRIVETEVAELPGTAVLSLVGGKWTTFRALSAHLSTEATTKLGVKRTVDTTGMAIGGGKGFPTTEGARTTWVAAHADGLDRDQVDRLLTRYGTRASDVIEVLLDQPSQALEADSTLTTAEIAYFAEHEDAVHLADVVLRRTNLAFVGGVTIELLTEIADVMARSLGWTTEQRDDEIEQTLTTLRDSHGVEVHSQHVPAAAPAAATN encoded by the coding sequence ATGTCGAAGAAGACAGACTCGATCCGTCCCAACGTGCAGCGCATCGTCGACCGCCCGACGGCACAGGTGCTCGTCGTCGGCGGTGGCATCAACGGCATCGCGACCTTCCGCGACCTCGCCCTCCAGGGCGTCGACGTCGTGCTCGTCGAACGGGCCGACTACGCATCCGGCGCGTCCGCCGCGTCGTCCCACATGATCCACGGCGGCATCCGCTACCTCGAGAACGGCGAGTTCCGCCTCGTCCGCGAGAGCGTCGAAGAGCGCAACGGCCTGCTGAAGATCGCCCCGCACTACGTCAAGCCGCTGCAGACCACGATGCCGATCTTCTCGACGTTCAGCGGCATCATGAACGCCCCCTTGCGCATGCTGACGCACAAGCAGCGCTCCACGAAGGAGCGCGGCGCACTGCTGATCAAGGTCGGCATGACCATGTACGACTCGTTCTCGCGTGACGGCGGCTCGGTGCCCCGTCACAAGTTCCTCGGGCGCAAGAAGGCGCTGGCCGAGATGCCGCACCTCAACAAGGCCCTCAAGTACACGGGCACCTACTACGACGCGTCGGTGCACGAGCCCGAACGCCTCGCGCTCGACGTGCTGAAGGACGGCCTGGCCGCCGGCGACAACGCCCGCAGCGCCAACTACCTCGAGGCCGTCGGGACCGCCGACGGCGGCGTGACCCTGCGCGACGTCGTCAGCGGGACCGAGTTCACGGTGAAGGCCGACGTCGTCATCAACGCGTCGGGCCCCTGGACCGACCTCACCAACAAGGCCTTCGGCGCCGAGTCGCAGTACATGGGCGGCACCAAGGGGTCGCACATCGTCGTCGACAGCCCCGAGTTGCTCGAGGCCACGAACGGTCGCGAGATCTTCTTCGAGAACAACGACGGCCGCATCGTCCTGATCTACCCGCTCAAGGGTCGCGTGCTCATCGGCACGACCGACCTCGAGGCCGACATGGCCGAGCCGGCCGTCTGCACCGAAGAAGAGGTCGACTACTTCTTCGACCTGGTGAAGCACGTCTACCCCGACATCGAGCTCAACCGCGACCACATCGTCTACCGCTACTCGGGCGTCCGCCCCCTGCCCAAGCACGACGACCTCGCCGCGGGCTTCGTGTCGCGCGACTACCGCATCGTCGAGACCGAGGTCGCCGAGCTGCCCGGCACGGCCGTCCTCAGCCTGGTCGGCGGCAAGTGGACCACCTTCCGTGCCCTGTCGGCGCACCTCTCGACCGAGGCGACGACGAAGCTCGGCGTGAAGCGCACGGTCGACACCACCGGCATGGCGATCGGCGGCGGCAAGGGCTTCCCCACCACCGAGGGCGCCCGCACCACCTGGGTCGCGGCCCACGCCGACGGGCTCGACCGTGACCAGGTCGACCGTCTGCTCACCCGCTACGGCACCCGCGCCTCCGACGTCATCGAGGTGCTGCTCGACCAGCCGTCGCAGGCCCTCGAGGCCGACTCGACGCTGACCACGGCCGAGATCGCCTACTTCGCCGAGCACGAGGACGCCGTCCACCTGGCCGACGTCGTCCTGCGCCGCACGAACCTCGCGTTCGTCGGGGGCGTCACTATCGAGTTGCTCACCGAGATCGCGGACGTCATGGCCCGCTCGCTCGGATGGACGACCGAGCAGCGCGACGACGAGATCGAGCAGACCCTGACGACCCTGCGCGACTCGCACGGCGTCGAGGTCCACTCGCAGCACGTGCCGGCAGCGGCCCCCGCCGCGGCGACGAACTGA
- a CDS encoding GntR family transcriptional regulator has product MPIPVTPPAAERQLLRDTVRSRIRDAIIDGTLEPGERLHDDELIAWLQVSRTPIREALGDLVRAGLVEMAPNRYTKVATPKAEEAVQAVQTLGVLFGGAVRLAVPNLPDAVKREIVRAIDVCLGDLDREDAPALNAHAIALFSTYVDHCGNPSLVKVCTDVTDGLAYKLRVPNIVQVLQWDSMADSFAALREATEAGDPIAAELAAEDLHALPGQRPVA; this is encoded by the coding sequence ATGCCGATTCCCGTCACTCCCCCTGCCGCCGAACGACAGCTGCTGCGCGACACGGTCCGCAGCCGCATCCGTGACGCGATCATCGACGGCACGCTCGAACCGGGCGAACGCCTGCACGACGACGAGCTGATCGCCTGGCTGCAGGTGTCGCGCACCCCGATCCGCGAGGCACTCGGCGACCTCGTGCGCGCCGGCCTCGTCGAGATGGCGCCGAACCGCTACACGAAGGTCGCGACGCCGAAGGCCGAAGAGGCCGTCCAGGCGGTCCAGACCCTGGGCGTGCTCTTCGGCGGCGCCGTCCGGCTGGCCGTCCCGAACCTGCCGGACGCCGTCAAGCGAGAGATCGTGCGGGCCATCGACGTCTGCCTCGGCGACCTCGACCGTGAAGACGCCCCGGCGTTGAACGCCCACGCCATCGCGCTGTTCTCGACCTACGTCGACCACTGCGGCAATCCGTCACTGGTCAAGGTCTGCACCGACGTCACCGACGGCCTCGCCTACAAACTGCGCGTGCCGAACATCGTGCAGGTGCTGCAGTGGGACTCGATGGCCGACTCGTTCGCCGCCCTGCGCGAGGCGACCGAGGCGGGCGACCCCATCGCCGCCGAACTCGCCGCCGAGGACCTGCACGCCCTGCCCGGCCAGCGCCCCGTCGCCTGA
- a CDS encoding hemolysin family protein, which yields MNEYLPGIVWLVVLLIVNGFFVGAEFAVISARRSQIEPRAEAGSKAAKKTLWAMEHATLMLATSQLGITVCSLVILNVSEPAIHHLLEIPLGLTSLSAEAIGVVAFVVALVLVTFLHVVVGEMIPKNLSFSVPDRAALILAPPLVFVATVFKPVIWSLNAIANGVLRLFRVEPKDEATSSYTLDEVATIVQQSTREGTLTDSSGTLSAAFEFTTRKVRDVEVPLDEMVHLAPGSTPSDVQRAVAARGYSRYVLTDGDGQPTGYLHLKDVMDLTGDGAFEAPVPEKRIRRLGAVGRDTDLEDALASMRRVGAHVARSVSPEGVTTGVLFLEDIIEELVGEVDDVTAV from the coding sequence ATGAACGAGTACCTGCCCGGAATCGTCTGGCTGGTCGTGCTGCTGATCGTCAACGGATTCTTCGTCGGCGCCGAGTTCGCCGTCATCTCGGCACGCCGCTCGCAGATCGAGCCGCGTGCCGAGGCCGGCAGCAAGGCCGCGAAGAAGACCCTGTGGGCGATGGAACACGCGACGCTCATGCTGGCCACCAGCCAGTTGGGCATCACCGTCTGCTCGCTGGTCATCTTGAACGTCTCGGAGCCGGCGATCCACCACCTGCTCGAGATCCCGCTCGGTCTCACCAGCCTCTCGGCCGAGGCGATCGGCGTCGTCGCGTTCGTCGTGGCGCTCGTGCTCGTCACGTTCTTGCACGTGGTCGTCGGCGAGATGATCCCGAAGAACCTGTCGTTCTCGGTGCCCGACCGGGCGGCGCTCATCCTGGCGCCCCCGCTCGTCTTCGTGGCGACGGTGTTCAAGCCGGTCATCTGGTCGCTCAACGCGATCGCCAACGGCGTGCTGAGGCTCTTCCGGGTCGAGCCGAAGGACGAGGCGACGAGCTCGTACACGCTCGACGAGGTCGCCACGATCGTCCAGCAGTCGACCCGCGAGGGCACGCTGACGGACTCGTCGGGCACCCTGTCGGCGGCGTTCGAGTTCACCACCCGCAAGGTGCGCGACGTCGAGGTGCCCCTCGACGAGATGGTGCACCTGGCGCCGGGGTCGACTCCGTCCGACGTGCAGCGCGCCGTGGCGGCCCGGGGGTACTCGCGGTACGTGCTCACCGACGGAGACGGTCAGCCCACGGGCTACCTGCACCTCAAGGACGTCATGGACCTCACCGGCGACGGGGCCTTCGAGGCACCCGTGCCCGAGAAGCGCATCCGCCGCCTGGGTGCCGTCGGCCGCGACACCGACCTCGAGGACGCCCTGGCCTCGATGCGCCGGGTCGGCGCGCACGTCGCCCGCTCCGTCTCGCCCGAGGGCGTCACCACCGGCGTGCTCTTCTTGGAGGACATCATCGAAGAACTCGTCGGCGAGGTCGACGACGTCACGGCGGTCTGA
- a CDS encoding hemolysin family protein codes for MNDWVMVGIGLVLTVGTGFFVASEFSLVNLDRNELEARRDRGEKRLGPTIKALRITSTHLSGAQLGITLTTLLTGYTFEPAISSMLSGPLGSLGVPAAAVPVVGSVAGIVLATLFSMVLGELVPKNFALALPLATAKFVVPFQAAFTTVFKPLILLFNNTANAAIRAMGIEPKEELSGARSAEELSSLVRRSALEGQLDQDHATLLGRTLRFSQHDASEVMTPRVRMTTIASTGSAADVVEAALTSGFSRFPVIGDDSDDIVGVVHVKHAFAVPLAERASVVATALMQEARFVPESMGTDSLLGLLRHGGLQMAVVRDEFGGTAGLVTLEDVVEELVGELEDEHDRARVGIVRQAGTVLFDGALRPDELADRAGIRVPDDGDYETVAGFVIDRLDRLPEVGDEVALESGSGSLRVERVANGRLERLRFVPAPPDGGLDAAAPTTEHDRVVASLTEGVDR; via the coding sequence ATGAATGACTGGGTCATGGTCGGCATCGGCCTCGTGCTCACCGTCGGCACCGGCTTCTTCGTCGCGTCCGAGTTCTCGCTGGTCAACCTCGACCGGAACGAGCTGGAGGCGCGGCGCGACCGGGGCGAGAAACGCCTCGGTCCCACGATCAAGGCGTTGCGCATCACCTCGACGCACCTCTCCGGTGCGCAGCTCGGCATCACGCTGACGACCCTGCTCACCGGGTACACCTTCGAGCCCGCCATCAGTTCGATGCTGAGCGGTCCGCTCGGCTCGCTCGGCGTGCCCGCCGCGGCCGTCCCGGTCGTCGGCAGCGTCGCGGGGATCGTGCTCGCGACCCTCTTCTCGATGGTCCTCGGCGAGCTCGTGCCGAAGAACTTCGCCCTCGCGCTGCCGCTCGCCACCGCGAAGTTCGTCGTGCCGTTCCAGGCCGCGTTCACCACGGTGTTCAAGCCGCTCATCCTGCTCTTCAACAACACCGCCAACGCGGCCATCCGCGCCATGGGCATCGAGCCCAAAGAAGAGCTGTCGGGTGCGCGCTCGGCCGAAGAGCTGAGTTCGCTCGTGCGCCGGTCGGCCCTCGAGGGCCAACTCGACCAGGACCACGCGACCCTGCTGGGCCGTACCCTGCGCTTCTCGCAGCACGACGCGTCCGAGGTGATGACGCCGCGCGTCCGCATGACGACCATCGCGTCGACCGGCTCGGCCGCCGACGTCGTCGAGGCCGCCCTCACCTCGGGCTTCTCGCGGTTCCCCGTGATCGGCGACGACAGCGACGACATCGTCGGGGTCGTGCACGTGAAGCACGCGTTCGCGGTCCCGCTCGCCGAGCGCGCCTCCGTCGTCGCGACCGCCCTCATGCAGGAGGCGCGCTTCGTGCCCGAGAGCATGGGCACCGACTCGCTGCTCGGCCTGCTGCGCCACGGCGGCCTGCAGATGGCCGTGGTGCGTGACGAGTTCGGCGGCACCGCCGGCCTCGTCACGCTCGAGGACGTCGTCGAAGAGCTCGTCGGCGAGCTCGAGGACGAGCACGACCGGGCCCGCGTGGGCATCGTGCGCCAGGCCGGCACCGTGCTCTTCGACGGTGCCCTCCGGCCCGACGAATTGGCCGACCGGGCGGGCATCCGCGTGCCCGACGACGGCGACTACGAGACGGTGGCCGGGTTCGTCATCGACCGGCTCGACCGCCTGCCCGAGGTGGGCGACGAGGTCGCCCTCGAGAGCGGCAGCGGCAGCCTGCGGGTCGAACGCGTCGCGAACGGACGCCTCGAACGCCTGCGTTTCGTCCCGGCCCCACCTGACGGCGGCCTCGACGCCGCCGCACCCACGACCGAGCACGACCGCGTGGTCGCCTCGCTGACCGAAGGGGTCGACCGATGA